A genomic region of Polynucleobacter necessarius contains the following coding sequences:
- the pheT gene encoding phenylalanine--tRNA ligase subunit beta, with product MQFSESWLRQYVNPSLDSDALGHAMTMAGLEVEKQHSVAPAFTKIVIAQILSAEQHPDADRLRVCKVDAGTGQELQIVCGAPNARAGIKIPCAMVGAELPPAEAGGKPFMIKVGKLRGVESQGMLCSGRELGLGDDHEGILELSADAPVGKDIREYLDLDDQIFVIKLTPNKADCLSLMGMAREVSAITGAALCAPKWTPPAVSIEDKRKVTVENKELCGRFAGRVIRGVNPQAKTPEWIVQRLARAGQRSISAMVDLSNYVMLEMGQPTHVFDIDKLNGDIAVRWAKAGETLELLNGQTVTLQDPDTAGKLQDAGVVADQSGPVALAGIMGGNHCAVTDDTKNVYVEAAYWLPSAVQGGRARRFNFSTDAAHRFERGVDPQNTVNCLEYLSALIIEVCGGQAGPVDDQVLNVPERKPVKMRLARAEKVIGIPLTKEVVGDVFKRLGFEFKQEGDAFIVTPPSYRFDIEIEEDLIEEVARMYGFENIPDQPPVASLKMSAKAEAKRGVHLLRQRLALQGYQEAVNFGFTDIESEKRLAGATEKDISAVLNPIASQYGVMRSNLWGGLLNNLKANLNRGAGRVRLFETGRVFKRDVNVQEEAGKVAGFSQPQKIGGLAYGSFVPEQWASATRAVDFFDVKGDLERVLDPLHFVTEAAQHPALHPGRSAQVFLKAGKNNISIGWIGELHPGLQQAYELPQAPVLFELDLEPIRELGLPVPEELSKFPAVQRDLAVVVKQSVSAQLLLDAMAASKQNFVRAIELFDEFKPKSGSASMADDEKSLAFRVTLLNPQETLQDPQIDAVMAALLGAVEKKCAARLR from the coding sequence AGAATTGCAAATCGTATGCGGTGCTCCAAATGCGCGTGCCGGCATTAAGATTCCTTGTGCCATGGTTGGTGCTGAATTACCTCCTGCTGAAGCGGGTGGCAAGCCTTTCATGATTAAGGTTGGCAAGCTGCGTGGCGTCGAGAGCCAAGGCATGCTCTGCTCTGGTCGTGAACTCGGCCTGGGCGATGATCACGAGGGCATTCTAGAGTTGTCTGCTGATGCGCCTGTCGGAAAAGACATCCGTGAATATCTTGATTTAGATGACCAGATATTTGTCATCAAGCTAACCCCCAATAAAGCCGATTGCCTCTCATTAATGGGTATGGCTAGAGAAGTTTCTGCGATTACTGGTGCTGCACTGTGTGCGCCTAAGTGGACTCCTCCAGCAGTATCAATTGAAGATAAGCGTAAAGTTACTGTAGAAAACAAAGAGCTTTGTGGGCGTTTTGCGGGTCGTGTGATTCGTGGCGTAAACCCACAGGCTAAAACGCCTGAATGGATCGTGCAACGTTTAGCGCGTGCAGGCCAAAGAAGTATTTCAGCAATGGTGGATCTTTCTAATTATGTGATGTTAGAAATGGGTCAGCCTACTCACGTATTTGATATTGATAAGTTAAATGGCGATATCGCTGTTCGCTGGGCTAAAGCAGGTGAAACGCTTGAATTATTAAATGGTCAGACTGTAACCTTGCAGGATCCCGATACAGCTGGCAAGCTACAAGACGCTGGCGTAGTTGCTGACCAATCAGGTCCAGTTGCACTTGCCGGCATTATGGGTGGCAACCACTGCGCTGTAACTGATGACACCAAGAATGTTTATGTTGAGGCGGCTTATTGGTTGCCTTCAGCCGTCCAAGGAGGACGTGCACGCCGTTTTAATTTCAGCACTGATGCTGCGCATCGCTTTGAGCGTGGCGTAGATCCACAAAACACCGTTAACTGCCTGGAATACCTCAGCGCCTTAATTATTGAAGTGTGCGGCGGCCAAGCAGGTCCAGTTGACGATCAAGTTTTAAATGTTCCAGAACGCAAGCCCGTCAAAATGCGTTTGGCAAGAGCAGAAAAAGTGATTGGTATTCCACTAACAAAAGAAGTGGTTGGTGATGTATTTAAGCGCTTGGGTTTTGAATTCAAGCAAGAGGGCGACGCATTTATTGTTACCCCTCCAAGCTATCGCTTTGATATTGAAATCGAAGAAGATTTAATTGAAGAAGTCGCACGTATGTACGGCTTTGAAAATATCCCAGATCAACCGCCAGTAGCCTCATTAAAAATGAGTGCCAAAGCTGAAGCAAAGCGTGGCGTTCATTTATTGCGTCAGCGTTTGGCGCTACAAGGCTATCAAGAGGCAGTGAACTTTGGTTTCACGGATATCGAAAGTGAAAAGCGTTTAGCAGGAGCTACTGAAAAAGACATTAGTGCGGTGCTAAACCCAATCGCTAGTCAATATGGCGTAATGCGTAGCAATCTTTGGGGTGGTTTGTTAAACAACCTCAAGGCCAATTTGAACCGCGGAGCAGGGCGTGTACGATTGTTTGAGACTGGGCGCGTATTTAAGCGTGATGTTAATGTCCAGGAAGAGGCTGGCAAAGTAGCAGGCTTTTCTCAACCGCAAAAGATTGGCGGTTTGGCTTATGGATCATTTGTGCCTGAGCAATGGGCTAGCGCCACAAGAGCGGTAGATTTCTTTGATGTGAAGGGTGATCTTGAGCGTGTATTGGATCCTCTGCATTTTGTGACTGAAGCTGCTCAGCATCCAGCGCTGCATCCAGGCCGTTCAGCACAGGTTTTCTTGAAAGCCGGCAAAAACAATATTTCTATTGGCTGGATTGGTGAATTGCATCCTGGCCTGCAGCAAGCCTATGAGTTGCCACAAGCACCAGTGTTATTTGAGTTAGATTTAGAGCCAATTCGTGAACTTGGATTGCCCGTGCCAGAGGAATTAAGTAAATTCCCCGCGGTGCAACGTGATTTGGCAGTAGTTGTAAAGCAAAGCGTTTCTGCGCAGTTATTATTAGATGCAATGGCAGCTAGCAAACAAAACTTTGTGCGTGCAATTGAGCTTTTTGATGAATTCAAGCCAAAATCAGGCTCGGCCAGTATGGCGGATGACGAGAAGAGCTTGGCTTTCCGAGTGACCCTCTTAAATCCACAAGAAACGTTACAAGATCCCCAAATTGATGCAGTAATGGCTGCTTTATTGGGCGCCGTTGAGAAAAAGTGCGCAGCTCGTCTGCGCTAG
- a CDS encoding integration host factor subunit alpha, producing the protein MTELTSNDTVTKNELSEALFDQVGLNKREAKDMIDAFFDHIGQSLETGVEVKISGFGNFQLRNKSARPGRNPKTGQMIPIAARRVVTFHASQKLKDVVESHARENRV; encoded by the coding sequence ATGACTGAATTGACCTCAAACGATACCGTTACCAAAAATGAGCTTTCTGAAGCACTTTTTGACCAGGTTGGTTTAAATAAGCGTGAAGCAAAAGATATGATCGATGCGTTTTTTGATCACATTGGCCAGTCACTTGAAACCGGTGTTGAGGTCAAGATCTCAGGCTTTGGTAATTTTCAGTTGCGCAATAAATCGGCTCGCCCTGGCCGCAATCCAAAAACAGGTCAGATGATTCCGATTGCTGCAAGACGTGTAGTTACTTTTCATGCAAGTCAAAAGCTTAAAGATGTAGTGGAGTCACATGCTCGAGAAAACCGAGTTTGA
- a CDS encoding MerR family transcriptional regulator — protein MLEKTEFDASSALPSSQLPPIPAKRYFTIGEVADLCGVRSHVLRYWEQEFSQLSPQKRRGNRRYYQHHEVVLIRKIRALLYEEGFTISGARNRLDEVRGELRLRDELLAVLQILTK, from the coding sequence ATGCTCGAGAAAACCGAGTTTGATGCAAGCTCGGCACTACCGAGCTCTCAACTTCCCCCTATACCTGCTAAACGCTACTTCACTATTGGTGAGGTAGCTGATCTTTGTGGCGTGCGTTCGCATGTATTGCGCTACTGGGAGCAAGAGTTTTCCCAGTTAAGTCCGCAAAAACGCCGTGGCAATCGTCGCTACTATCAACATCATGAAGTGGTGTTGATTCGCAAAATTCGAGCGCTCTTATATGAAGAGGGCTTCACCATCAGCGGTGCACGTAACCGTCTTGATGAGGTGCGCGGAGAGCTCCGCCTACGCGATGAATTGCTAGCAGTTCTGCAAATTCTCACTAAATAG